Part of the Mixophyes fleayi isolate aMixFle1 chromosome 12, aMixFle1.hap1, whole genome shotgun sequence genome is shown below.
TAATGCTCCTACCccctattatattacaggtgtataATAATGCCCCTCCCCCTATTATATTACAGGGGTATAATAAAGTTCCTCCccctattatattacaggtgtataataatgcccctccccctattatattacaggtgtataATAATGCTCCTCCccctattatattacaggtgtataATAATGCTCCTCCccctattatattacaggtgtataATAATGCCCCTCCCCTATTATATTACAGGTATATAATAATGCCTCTCCCccctattatattacaggtgtataataatgcccctccccctattgtattacaggtgtataataatgcccctccccctattatattacaggtgtataATAATGCTCCTCCccctattatattacaggtgtataATAATGCTCCTCCccctattatattacaggtgtataATAATGCCCCTCCCCTATTATATTACAGGTATATAATAATGCCTCTCCCccctattatattacaggtgtataataatgcccctccccctattgtattacaggtgtataataatgcccctccccctattatattacaggtgtataataatgcccctccccctattatattacaggtgtataATAGTGCCGCTCCccctattatattacaggtgtataataatgcccctccccctattgtattacaggtgtataataatgcccctccccctattatattacaggtgtataataatgcccctccccctattatattacaggtgtataATAATGCCCCTCCCCTATAATACAGGTGTATAATAATGCCCCTCCccctattatattacaggtgtataatagtgcccctccccctattatattacaggtgtgtAATAGTGCCCCTCCccctattatattacaggtgtataacaatgccgcccccccccctgaTGTATTACAGGTGTATAATAATGCCCCTCCCCCTATTATATAACAGGTGTATAACAATGCCCCTCCccctattatattacaggtgtataataatgcccctccccctattatattacaggtgtataataatgcccctccccctattatattacaggtgtataATAATGCCCCTCCCcttattatattacaggtgtataATAATGCCCCTCCCcttattatattacaggtgtataatagtgcccctccccctattatattacaggtgtataataatgcccctccccctattatattacaggtgtataataatgcccctccccctataatattacaggtgtataataatgcccctccccctattatattacaggtgtataatagtgcccctccccctattatattacaggtgtgtAATGGTGCCCCTCCccctattatattacaggtgtataacaatgccgcccccccccccccctgatgtaTTACAGGTGTATAATAATGCCCCTCCCCCTATTATATAACAGGTGTATAACAATGCCCCTCCccctattatattacaggtgtataATAATGCCCCTACccctattatattacaggtgtataataatgcccctccccctattatattacaggtgtataATAATGCCCCTCCCcttattatattacaggtgtataataatgcccctcccctattatattacaggtgtataataatgcccctccccctattatattacaggtgtataATAATGCCCCTCCCcttattatattacaggtgtataataatgcccctccccctattatattacaggtgtataataatgcccctccccctattatattacaggtgtataATAGTGCCCCTCCCCCTATTATGTTACAGGTGTATAATAGTGCCCCTCCccctattatattacaggtgtataatagtgcccctccccctattatattacaggtgtataatagtgcccctccccctattatattacaggtgtataataatgcccctccccctattatattacaggtgtataatagtgcccctccccctattatattacaggtgtataatagtgcccctccccctattatattacaggtgtataataatgcccctccccctattatattacaggtgtataATAATGCCCCTCCTcctattatattacaggtgtataataatggccctccccctattatattacaggtgtataataatgcccctccccctattatattacaggtgtataATAGTGCCCCTCCCGCCTATTATATTGCAGGTGAATAATAATGCCCCTCCccctattatattacaggtgtataataatgcccctccccctattatattacaggtgtataataatgcccctccccctattatattacaggtgtataATAGTGCCCCTCCCccctattatattacaggtgtataataatgcccctccccctattatattacaggtgtataATAATGCCCCTCCCCCCTAATATATTACAGGTGTATAATAGTGCCGCTCCccctattatattacaggtgtataataatgcccctccccctattgtattacaggtgtataataatgcccctccccctattatattacaggtgtataataatgcccctccccctattatattacaggtgtataATAATGCCCCATCccctattatattacaggtgtataataatgcccctccccctattatattacaggtgtataataatgcccctccccctattatattacaggtgtataataatgcccctccccctattatattacaggtgtataATAATGCCCCTCCCCCTGATGTATTACAGGTGTTTGTTCTGCTGTTCATCTTTGTGAAGAGACAGATAATGCGCTTTGCCATGAAATCGCGCAGAGGACCCCACGTCCCGGTGGGACACAACGCCCCCAAGGTGCACAGTCCGGATGATTGGGGGGACGGGGCTGTCACCTCTCTCCTGCCCTCCGCTGCCATGTAATTGTTGTGTTTATGTTACTGTCAGGAGCTGAAGGAAGAGATCGACAACCGACTCTCCAAAGTCCAGGACATAAAGTTTGAACCTCGTCTTCTGGCAGAGGGAGATGATCGGATGGTCCAGCTGGATACACCAGGTCAGGACCGTATGTCGTCTGCCCGTCCCCTGCGTCTGCTGCACAGCGCCCCTTCTGGCCGTCCCCTGCGTCTGCGGCACAGCGCCCCTTCTGGCCGTCCCCTGCGTCTGCGGCACAGCGCCCCTTCTGGCCGTCCCCTGCGTCTGCGGCACAGCGCCCCTTCTGGCCGTCCCCTGCGTCTGCGGCACAGCGCCCCTTCTGGCCGTCCCCTGCGTCTGCGGCACAGCGTTCCTTCTGGCCGTCCCCTGCGTCTGCGGCACAGCGCCCCTTCTGGCCGTCCCCTGCGTCTGCGGCACAGCGCCCCTTCTGGCCGTCCCCTGCGTCTGCGGCACAGCGCCCCTTCTGGCCGTCCCCTGCGTCTGCGGCACAGCGCCCCTTCTGGCCGTCCCCTGCGTCTGCGGCACAGCGCCCCTTCTGGCCGTCCCCTGCGTCTGCGGCACAGCGCCCCTTCTGGCCGTCCCCTGCGTCTGCGGCACAGCGTTCCTTCTGGCCGTCCCCTGCGTCTGTGGCTCAGCGCCCCTTCTGGCCGCCCCCAGCGTCTGCAGCGCTCCTTCTGGCAGTCCTCTGCGGCGCTCCTTCTGGCTGCGTCTGTGGCTCAGCGCCCCTTCTGGCCGCCCCCCTGCATCTGCGGCGCTCCTTCTGGCTGCGTCTGTGGCTCAGCGCCCCTTCTGGCCGCCCCCCTGCGTCTGCGGCGCTCCTTCTGGCTGCGTCTGTGGCACAGCGCCCCTTCTGGCCGCCCCCCTGCATCTGCAGCGCTCCTTCTGGCCGCCCCCAGCGTCTGCGGCGCGGTACCTCTTCTGGTCTCACCTCTGTCTTTATCTTCCAGCCTGTTATAACTATCTGTACAGGATGAAGACGCTGGATGCTGTCAAAGACTCTGGTAATTATGTTTTCAAGCTTTACCTCCCCCAAAATATTACAGGGACATTAATCTCAAAACGTGCAGGGACGTAAATGGAAGTATGTCTGAATTTTAGATACCATCAGCAGATGAGCTGTATCACAGAACGTGCAGAACAATTTCTGTACAAATATCTGTTCTCTTTAATAAACTATAAGTATATGGAGACACTTTAACAAACGGGATCAATGTGCTTTTATTCCTACTTGTGATAACCAATAACTTAACGCTTTATGTCTACGAATATTTTGTAAAGTGGATGTAGTCTTGTTTCTTGGTATAGATGTGTTGGTTAGTGTGTGGATGCTGCCGTGTTCGTGGCCTCTACACCTGTATTATTTTGGGGATATAGTAGATTATTATATTTCTGTGAGTAAGACCGTTCAGCACGATATCACACAGCCATGGGAGTTATTCTGTTTCATTCAGCTAGAAGAGCTCTGCAAAGTATGTCCTATTTCAGTGAACGTCTTTTTAGAGTGACGTTGTAGTATATGGGTACGGAGATCTTCGTTACAGAAAACCAGTTTTGGAAATGGTCCTTGGTAATGCCGTGCTTGCGTTCTATCGTTtagccactaggtggcactgaGTGATGAGACCCTACCTAACGTCCACACAATAGTCGGCTGAGCGCCAAGTCCCCTAATTAGCGCTGTCCCAGCTTTCATCGGCTATTAAAGAGAAGATGTCCAGATATCTGTAACCAGGTGTATTTCATACACTACAATATAAACCCCTTTCCTTTTTCTTTCTCGCAGACGTCCCCTTCCAGGGGAACGGCAAATACCCCAAATCTTTAGTAGGAAAGAACTTCCGGGCGTATCTCCTGGAGATGAGAAACGCCGGCTCGCCCTTCAGGGGCATCCGGAAGACGTTACTGGATACGCTGTTGGATCGTTATGACT
Proteins encoded:
- the LTAP1 gene encoding protein C1orf43 homolog isoform X1, which translates into the protein MAANKSNWLSGVNVVLVMAYGSLVFVLLFIFVKRQIMRFAMKSRRGPHVPVGHNAPKELKEEIDNRLSKVQDIKFEPRLLAEGDDRMVQLDTPACYNYLYRMKTLDAVKDSDVPFQGNGKYPKSLVGKNFRAYLLEMRNAGSPFRGIRKTLLDTLLDRYDSARYGTGVYGKTEHEKFMEALAELSTFVKSREAGSHRQRQSAARDLTASSETPGTPTIQVTYLPSNQKTKRPKHFLELKSFKDNYNTLESTL